The Bacillaceae bacterium IKA-2 DNA window GACTGCACTTTTCTTTGCTAGTTTGCTTGCTAACTCATAAGTCTTCTCAAGTAACTCTTCATCATTATAGGTATGATTGGCTAGACCTAAAGTTAAAGCCTCTTTTCCAGAGATAGGCTCACTTGTTAACAACATCTCCGCTGCCTTAGCCACCCCAACATAGCGAGCTAATCGTTGACTACCAGCGAATCCTGGAATTAAACCGAGCTGTAATTCAGGTAAACCGAGTTTCGTTTTTTCCGAAACAAGGCGAATGTGACACGCCATTGCTAATTCAAGACCACCGCCAAGGGCTGCCCCGTGGATTGCAGCAATAACCGGTTTAGAAAATTGTTCAATACGATCAAATAGGTTTTGACCATACTCGCTTAATTTGGCAAATTCGGCACCATTTTTTACAGTTGTGAATTCTTTAATGTCAGCTCCGGCTGCAAAAAATCTGCC harbors:
- a CDS encoding enoyl-CoA hydratase, with protein sequence MSKYQYFLVKEEDRIATITINNPPANALSSPLLQELAAIFDVLEQDDKVKVIVLHGQGRFFAAGADIKEFTTVKNGAEFAKLSEYGQNLFDRIEQFSKPVIAAIHGAALGGGLELAMACHIRLVSEKTKLGLPELQLGLIPGFAGSQRLARYVGVAKAAEMLLTSEPISGKEALTLGLANHTYNDEELLEKTYELASKLAKKSAVSMKLGLELLTFVNHYSYEEGVKKEAELFGVAFDSEDGQEGIRAFIEKRPPHFTDK